The Eleginops maclovinus isolate JMC-PN-2008 ecotype Puerto Natales chromosome 3, JC_Emac_rtc_rv5, whole genome shotgun sequence genome includes a region encoding these proteins:
- the LOC134861396 gene encoding apolipoprotein A-IV-like, with protein MKVFLVLAIAVLSGCNANIFYADAPKPQLEVLTDAFWDYISKATQTADDTLQMIRKSEFGQEVNARLADSTDIASQYAVSLQEQLPPAAQDLMTKITAEADVLRNVLTKELSIVRGKLEPYTDNMQVQIQQRVEQLKQELAPYAESLDSEGLKATLRQKSEELKTNLEQSVKDLQAQLGPYTDDLKLKVDQHLQDFQDSVAPMTEKVQLELIQRANLMKQMVAPYAEDLRGKLDPYAQDLQAQLRSLYESFIKGN; from the exons ATGAAGGTATTCCTTGTACTCGCCATTGCCGTGCTGTCTG GCTGCAATGCCAACATCTTCTATGCTGATGCACCCAAGCCACAGCTGGAAGTGCTGACTGATGCTTTCTGGGACTACATTTCCAAGGCCACCCAAACCGCTGATGACACCCTCCAGATGATTAGGAAATCAGAGTTTGGACAGGAAGTCAA TGCCCGCCTGGCCGACAGCACAGACATTGCCAGCCAGTATGCCGTCTCCCTGCAGGAGCAGCTTCCCCCTGCTGCCCAAGACCTGATGACCAAGATCACCGCAGAGGCTGATGTGCTGAGAAATGTTCTGACCAAGGAGCTGAGCATTGTCAGGGGCAAGCTGGAGCCCTACACCGACAACATGCAGGTCCAGATCCAGCAGAGAGTGGAGCAGCTCAAACAGGAGCTGGCCCCCTACGCTGAATCCCTAGACTCAGAGGGCCTTAAAGCCACCCTGAGGCAGAAGAGTGAGGAGCTGAAGACCAACCTGGAGCAGAGTGTGAAGGACCTGCAGGCTCAGCTCGGGCCCTACACCGATGACCTGAAGCTGAAGGTGGACCAGCACCTGCAGGACTTTCAGGATAGCGTGGCCCCCATGACCGAGAAGGTCCAGCTTGAGCTGATACAGAGAGCCAATCTGATGAAACAGATGGTGGCCCCCTATGCTGAGGACCTGAGGGGAAAGTTGGACCCCTATGCCCAGGACCTCCAGGCCCAGCTCAGGTCCCTCTATGAGTCTTTTATCAAGGGCAACTAA
- the LOC134861682 gene encoding LOW QUALITY PROTEIN: meprin A subunit beta-like (The sequence of the model RefSeq protein was modified relative to this genomic sequence to represent the inferred CDS: deleted 1 base in 1 codon), which translates to MGLLKWTSLQTWKAQTFSVGELEVLEGDPSLDDLQHIPPAKLGQGSATLNFVSRMKGYIFLVILTVSSSFSKQTPFSVFVDIGESRSIAEANKDSLHDDILTAPPNTDRSATTYENKLWTSPVPYVLDKDLEMNAKGIVLKAFDQFRLKSCIDFKPRDSEEYYISVKKLSGCYSYVGKVASNGQVLSIGRYCDSISTVEHEFLHALGFYHEQSRYDRDDHVTIVSKNIVKGFERNFQKGSSKTTTTQGVPYDYWSVMHYGKDAFTNGNGSTIITKDPKFQDVIGQRLEVSPKDVLELNGLYKCNSTIAFQMQCSFSDETMCQMTSCSQSGLAWEMVKKVKGGPKSDHTSSPSGSGEQGEDAGHAMHVSTASGQEGDSAWLETHRMSLNRAHHVQCLQFYYYHSGNMSDHLNIWIREFKDELDLKGTPRLMGQITGEPTSHWKLHHVSLDATEHFQVEFQVRKGAGSSTGGFSIDDINLSEIECPHVTLQLDDFEALWSASKYGSNIYSPRQYSSGGYAYRVGVALYNSYFGMFVQLVSGENDDRLEWPCPHRQVTFKMLDQNANIQLQMSKQLSITSDLKTINSDGSYLWGNPRKVGTPYVDENNEKAFAGPRIGRSFFAYQKEIKTREFLKGGSVAFVFSFQDITPLVSGSALPSPQVGPAEIKYPANDLNGGPCSSRITPTTTQSPPKTTDKSTTTLTPPLTTDHSTTTPEPPRTTDESSITTPEPPRTTDDSVFGFSPGLVCSPVLTLLLALMLLVP; encoded by the exons ATGGGGCTTCTGAAGTGGACTTCGTTACAGACCTGGAAAGCCCAAACGTTTAGTGTGGGTGAACTGGAAGTGCTTGAAGGAGACCCCAGTTTGGATGACCTACAACACATACCTCCTGCAAAGCTGGGACAAGGATCAGCAACTCTAAAT TTTGTTTCAAGGATGAAAGGCTACATTTTCCTCGTGATTTTGACAGTTTCATCATCATTCTCCAAACAAACA cccttttctgtttttgtagaCATTGGTGAAAGCAGGAGCATCGCAGAGGCAAACAAAG ACTCTTTGCATGATGATATCCTGACG GCACCACCAAACACTGACAGGAGTGCCACCACTTATGAGAACAAACTGTGGACATCACCAGTCCCATATGTTTTGGACAAAGACCTTG AGATGAATGCTAAAGGAATCGTCCTGAAAGCCTTTGACCAGTTCAGGTTGAAGTCATGTATCGACTTCAAACCAAGGGACTCTGAGGAGTATTACATCTCGGTCAAAAAGTTAAGCGG ATGTTATTCATATGTTGGGAAAGTAGCATCCAACGGACAGGTGCTCTCCATCGGGAGATATTGTGATTCAATCTCAACGGTCGAACATGAGTTCCTCCATGCTCTGGGCTTCTACCACGAGCAGTCCAGATATGACAGAGATGATCATGTGACCATTGTTTCAAAGAACATTGTAAAAG GTTTTGAGCGTAATTTTCAAAAAGGGAGCAGTAAAACCACCACCACCCAGGGAGTCCCGTACGACTACTGGTCAGTGATGCACTACGGCAAAGATGCGTTCACCAATGGCAACGGGTCAACTATTATAACCAAAGACCCAAAGTTCCAGGATGTGATTGGTCAGAGACTGGAAGTGAGTCCCAAAGATGTTCTGGAGCTGAACGGCCTCTACAAATGCA ATTCAACCATCGCATTTCAGATGCAGTGCAGCTTCTCTGATGAGACCATGTGTCAAATGACTAGCTGTTCACAGAGTGGGCTTGCCTGGGAAATGGTAAAAAAGGTTAAAGGGGGTCCTAAGTCTGACCACACCAGTTCACCCAGTGGCAGTGGTGAACAAG GTGAAGATGCAGGTCACGCCATGCATGTTAGCACGGCATCAGGTCAGGAGGGAGACTCAGCCTGGCTGGAGACCCACAGGATGAGTCTCAATAGGGCGCATCATGTCCAGTGTCTCCAGTTCTACTATTACCACAGTGGGAACATGTCAGACCACCTCAACATCTGGATCAGAGAGTTCAAGGATGAATTGGACCTCAAGGGAACCCCACGCCTCATGGGC CAAATCACTG GTGAACCAACAAGTCATTGGAAGCTCCATCATGTTTCCCTCGATGCCACCGAGCACTTCCAGGTGGAGTTTCAGGTTCGTAAAGGAGCAGGAAGCTCTACAGGCGGCTTCTCAATCGATGACATCAATCTGTCAGAGATCGAATGTCCACATGTTACTCTGCAGCTTGATGACTTTGAGGCCctttggagcgctagcaaataTGGCAGCAACATTTACAGCCCTCGGCAATACTCCAGCGGGGGCTATGCTTACAGGGTTGGGGTTGCACTGTATAATTCATATTTCGGAATGTTTGTGCAACTCGTGTCTGGTGAAAATGATGACCGGCTGGAGTGGCCTTGCCCACATAGGCAGGTGACCTTCAAAATGCTGGATCAGAACGCCAACATCCAGCTGCAGATGTCCAAGCAATTAAGTATCACCAGTGACCTAAAGACAATCAACTCAGATG GCAGCTATCTGTGGGGCAATCCTCGGAAAGTTGGAACTCCATACGTCGATGAGAATAATGAGAAGGCATTCGCTGGACCTCGGATTGGCAGATCGTTTTTTGCCTATCAGAAGGAAATTAAAACCAGAGAGTTCCTCAAGGGGGGAAGTGTCGCTTTTGTGTTCAGCTTCCAAG ATATCACACCGCTAGTCAGTGGAAGTGCTCTGCCAAGTCCTCAAGTGGGACCAGCGGAGATTAAATATCCTGCTAACGATCTGAATGGAGGCCCCTGCTCATCAAG AATCACACCAACCACCACTCAGTCCCCTCCCAAAACAACGGATAAGAG CACCACCACCCTTACACCTCCTCTAACCACGGATCACAG CACCACTACCCCAGAGCCTCCCAGAACCACGGATGAGAGCAG CATCACCACCCCTGAGCCTCCAAGAACCACCGATGACag CGTGTTTGGCTTCTCTCCTGGTTTGGTGTGTTCTCCTGTCCTCACCCTCCTGCTCGCGCTGATGCTGTTGGTACCGTGA